From a single Anaerolineales bacterium genomic region:
- a CDS encoding glycosyltransferase family 39 protein → MNSTTGKITRSILVAILILAGLTARYAGLGFVSIDMEGFLLPWYDEILAGGFSSLGESFSNYTPPYLYLLWIATKTSAFLPKIIAIKSISILFDLLNAFFVYKIISLKYPKGWTAPLGAAIFLTLPTVILNSSFWGQADSIYTGFLLASLYFLLKDRPLPAIVFFGISLSFKAQAVFFSPLLLLLLIRKRIPFLYFVLVPVTYIFLMIPTMLAGRPPMELLTIYFNQAGQYNYLAVNVSNLYVFIPNEYYSQGVILGILIAGVIISLWVAVYAKRIRIFTPEIILFSAFVSVALVPFLLPKMHDRYFYPADVLSLLAIFYFPRLWFLALGYQIISAMAYYVFLVLPPFDPFGITVLSVAALTNLLILGLAAGAQWHIISQGNPNPGADAKNNPYLDTIKNTMKSITTFIQKYRHLIIFVIILAIGIFARMREFGNMPPGLNPDEASIGVEAYYLYKFGVDRYGLSYPVHLISWGSGQNALYAYLLIPFVALKGITPFAVRLPMMLTGILSLILIYIAGRRLFGEKFALLAMFFMAISPWHIVNSRWAVESNIMPFFFLAGFTALTLANTKDWWFLVSSIFFAVSLYSYGTTYVGVPIFLLLTVPLLVRIKHITIKQVIIGAITFVLIALPIGLFLIVNTLRSETLQLGAVTIPRLPVEARYETMAAVFGESPLQALFSNARIMFDVLWKQSDAYPWNFVEPFGYFYKVTFPLVLAGFILTLPFKFVRENRLEHWLIAAWMIASIVVGIVHPVNLTRLNIIFTPILFCIAIFILWLDRRIPYAAAVATSVFMIGFIFFSQAYHGDEYRQRTSAIFNEGIVPAIQYAVQNADPDAMICFTELRYSMYIYILQTQRFHPSEYVDDLEWTEPDDPLDSARILRSLKQFRFKLDDCLDSPDAVYILTLTEEPPNTSLEYRDRRFEKFRVHLPK, encoded by the coding sequence ATGAATTCAACGACCGGGAAAATCACACGCAGCATCCTTGTGGCAATTCTGATCCTGGCAGGCTTGACAGCCCGGTATGCCGGTTTGGGATTTGTATCCATCGACATGGAGGGTTTTCTCCTTCCCTGGTATGACGAAATCCTTGCAGGCGGGTTTTCATCGTTGGGCGAGTCGTTCTCCAATTACACGCCGCCTTATCTCTATCTTTTGTGGATCGCTACAAAGACGAGCGCGTTCCTGCCGAAGATCATAGCGATAAAATCCATCTCCATTTTGTTCGACCTGCTCAATGCGTTTTTCGTGTACAAGATCATAAGTCTCAAGTACCCCAAAGGCTGGACCGCTCCGCTCGGCGCGGCGATCTTTCTTACGCTCCCCACGGTCATTCTCAACAGTTCGTTCTGGGGGCAGGCGGACTCCATTTACACCGGCTTTCTGCTGGCAAGTTTGTATTTCCTGCTGAAGGATAGACCGCTTCCCGCGATCGTCTTTTTTGGAATTTCCCTGTCCTTCAAAGCGCAAGCCGTTTTCTTCTCGCCGCTCCTGTTGTTATTGCTGATACGGAAACGAATCCCCTTTCTCTATTTTGTACTTGTGCCTGTCACCTATATCTTCTTGATGATCCCTACCATGCTTGCCGGTCGTCCTCCAATGGAACTGCTGACCATCTACTTCAACCAGGCGGGACAATATAACTATCTGGCAGTAAATGTTTCGAACCTTTATGTGTTCATTCCAAACGAATATTACAGCCAAGGCGTGATCCTTGGGATTTTGATTGCGGGCGTTATCATTTCCCTGTGGGTGGCGGTCTATGCGAAGCGCATAAGAATATTCACGCCGGAGATCATCCTATTCTCCGCCTTCGTTTCCGTGGCGCTGGTCCCATTCCTGCTCCCCAAAATGCACGATCGATATTTCTACCCGGCGGATGTCCTTTCCCTGCTGGCGATATTTTATTTTCCGCGTCTTTGGTTCCTTGCGCTGGGATATCAGATCATTTCGGCAATGGCATATTATGTTTTCCTGGTGCTTCCGCCTTTCGATCCATTCGGCATCACCGTATTGTCCGTTGCAGCCTTAACCAACCTGTTAATTCTCGGTCTCGCCGCAGGCGCACAGTGGCATATAATCAGCCAAGGCAATCCCAACCCCGGAGCAGATGCAAAAAACAATCCATATCTGGACACCATCAAAAACACAATGAAGAGTATTACAACTTTTATTCAGAAGTACAGGCATCTTATTATTTTTGTGATCATTCTCGCAATCGGCATTTTTGCCCGCATGCGTGAATTCGGCAATATGCCGCCCGGCTTGAATCCCGACGAAGCCTCCATCGGCGTGGAGGCGTACTATCTTTACAAATTCGGCGTGGATCGTTACGGACTGTCCTATCCTGTCCATCTCATCTCATGGGGCAGCGGACAAAATGCGCTGTATGCTTATCTTCTAATTCCGTTTGTCGCCCTGAAAGGCATCACTCCCTTTGCCGTGCGATTGCCGATGATGCTGACGGGCATCCTATCCCTGATCTTAATTTACATCGCAGGCAGACGTCTGTTCGGCGAAAAATTCGCCCTGCTGGCAATGTTCTTCATGGCAATCTCACCCTGGCACATTGTCAACTCGCGCTGGGCGGTCGAATCGAACATCATGCCGTTCTTTTTTCTGGCAGGCTTCACCGCTCTCACGTTGGCGAATACCAAAGATTGGTGGTTTCTGGTCTCCTCGATCTTCTTTGCAGTGAGCCTATACTCATATGGGACGACATACGTCGGTGTGCCGATCTTTCTCCTGTTAACTGTCCCTCTGCTGGTCAGGATAAAACATATCACCATAAAGCAGGTGATCATTGGAGCGATTACCTTTGTCCTGATCGCCCTTCCCATCGGATTGTTCCTTATCGTCAACACGCTTCGGTCGGAGACCCTGCAACTGGGCGCTGTGACCATTCCTCGTCTCCCCGTGGAGGCACGCTATGAAACGATGGCTGCAGTCTTCGGCGAGAGTCCGCTTCAGGCGCTTTTTTCAAATGCAAGGATCATGTTCGATGTCCTTTGGAAGCAATCCGATGCCTATCCCTGGAATTTTGTCGAACCATTCGGTTATTTTTACAAGGTCACATTTCCGCTTGTGTTGGCAGGCTTCATACTGACCCTGCCGTTCAAATTCGTCAGGGAAAACAGACTGGAGCATTGGCTGATCGCGGCATGGATGATCGCATCCATCGTCGTAGGCATTGTTCATCCCGTCAACCTGACCCGCCTCAACATCATCTTCACGCCCATCCTTTTCTGCATCGCCATCTTCATTCTTTGGCTGGACAGGCGCATCCCGTATGCAGCCGCCGTCGCAACATCCGTGTTTATGATCGGGTTCATCTTTTTCAGCCAGGCATATCATGGCGATGAATATCGCCAGCGGACAAGCGCAATCTTCAATGAAGGCATCGTTCCCGCAATTCAATATGCCGTGCAAAATGCCGATCCCGATGCCATGATCTGTTTTACCGAACTGCGTTATTCCATGTACATCTACATCCTGCAGACCCAGCGCTTCCACCCTTCGGAATATGTGGATGATCTTGAATGGACGGAGCCAGACGACCCCCTGGATTCGGCGCGCATCCTCCGCTCGTTAAAACAATTCCGCTTCAAACTGGACGATTGTCTTGATTCTCCGGATGCCGTATACATCCTCACGCTGACGGAGGAACCGCCCAACACCAGCCTCGAGTACAGGGACCGGAGATTCGAGAAGTTCCGCGTCCACCTGCCGAAATAG
- a CDS encoding P1 family peptidase — protein sequence MKLRNSITDVPGIEVGHAQNKKALTGCTVVLCRKGAVAGVDVRGGAPGTRETDLLSPINLVQKIHAVLLAGGSAFGLDAASGVMRYLEENRVGFQTRDAHIPIVPAAILYDLSVGRGDVRPDAKMGYQACVNASGDEVAEGNIGAGTGASVGKVSGMQQAMKSGAGGASIHLGRGVVVGALVVVNALGDIHDPDTGECIAGVRGEKKTLELMRTTAFRIFPSNNTVLGVVAVNANFSKAEMTRVAQMAHDGLARAIRPAHTQFDGDTIFALATGGKKMDVSTLGAFAAEAVAAAIVRAVRMSASAGGLPGLYSGK from the coding sequence ATGAAATTACGCAACTCCATCACGGATGTGCCAGGCATTGAAGTCGGTCATGCGCAGAACAAAAAGGCATTAACAGGGTGCACGGTCGTTCTGTGCCGCAAAGGAGCCGTCGCCGGCGTGGATGTGCGCGGCGGTGCGCCCGGCACACGAGAAACCGATCTGTTGAGCCCCATCAACCTTGTGCAAAAAATCCATGCCGTGTTGCTGGCGGGCGGCTCCGCCTTCGGTTTGGATGCGGCAAGCGGCGTGATGCGTTATCTTGAAGAGAACCGTGTTGGGTTTCAAACCCGCGATGCGCACATTCCAATTGTTCCTGCGGCGATACTATATGACTTAAGCGTAGGGCGTGGCGACGTCCGCCCGGATGCGAAAATGGGGTATCAGGCGTGTGTCAATGCCTCAGGTGATGAAGTTGCCGAAGGCAACATTGGGGCAGGGACAGGCGCGAGCGTGGGCAAGGTCAGTGGGATGCAGCAAGCCATGAAGTCCGGAGCGGGAGGCGCGAGCATCCATCTTGGGCGTGGAGTTGTAGTTGGCGCGCTGGTCGTGGTCAATGCGTTGGGCGATATCCATGATCCAGACACGGGTGAATGTATAGCGGGCGTGCGCGGCGAAAAGAAAACGCTGGAGTTGATGCGGACGACTGCTTTCCGGATCTTTCCGAGCAATAACACGGTGCTTGGTGTGGTGGCGGTCAACGCGAATTTTTCGAAGGCGGAGATGACGCGTGTGGCGCAGATGGCGCACGATGGGCTGGCGCGCGCGATCCGCCCGGCGCACACACAGTTCGACGGCGATACGATCTTTGCGCTGGCAACTGGCGGGAAGAAGATGGATGTTTCCACATTGGGCGCATTCGCGGCAGAAGCGGTTGCGGCTGCAATTGTGCGCGCGGTGCGCATGTCTGCTTCAGCCGGTGGTCTGCCGGGGTTATATTCCGGGAAATGA
- a CDS encoding AI-2E family transporter gives MEKTSNGTSPSWGTNTKLVVALTVVVIIGALLVKFQFIITPLLIAFALSYLFHPVAEFLQRNLRFSWGLAVGIIYLLILLLLLSILAVGGVGLVQQIQSLVIIVQDALRQLPQLIENISGQVYQFGPFKLDFSALDLQDLSGQILGMVQPLLSRTGTLLGTVAGSAAGFLGWMLFVIVVSYFVLAESKGLRNRMVMVDVPGYAQDFARLGRELGRIWNAFLRGQVILFVLSVSVYSVVLTVLGVSYAIGLAFLAGFARFVPYVGPAVNWLLLVIVAYFQSYKLFDLPPLYYTLMVLLIALLIDQIFDNIISPRILSDALKVHPAAVLVAAIIAANLFGILGVVVAAPTLATATLLWRYTMRKMLDLDPWPEQEPRHPPPPLGVHVIASIKRFLRRLNLPRRKGK, from the coding sequence ATGGAAAAGACATCAAACGGAACATCCCCCTCCTGGGGAACAAATACAAAACTCGTTGTTGCCCTCACGGTCGTTGTTATCATTGGCGCGCTGCTTGTTAAGTTCCAGTTCATCATCACGCCTTTATTGATCGCCTTTGCCCTTTCCTACCTGTTCCATCCAGTGGCGGAATTCCTCCAGCGTAATTTGCGCTTCTCATGGGGCTTGGCAGTCGGCATCATCTACCTGCTTATTCTGCTTCTTTTATTGAGCATATTGGCTGTCGGTGGAGTGGGATTGGTGCAACAGATCCAAAGCCTGGTCATCATCGTACAGGATGCGCTCCGTCAGTTGCCGCAGCTTATTGAAAACATCTCCGGACAGGTCTATCAATTTGGTCCCTTCAAACTTGATTTCAGCGCCTTGGACCTGCAGGACCTCAGCGGTCAGATCCTTGGCATGGTACAGCCTTTGCTCAGCCGTACGGGTACGCTGCTTGGCACGGTGGCGGGCAGCGCGGCGGGCTTCCTCGGTTGGATGCTGTTCGTTATCGTTGTTTCGTACTTCGTTTTGGCGGAAAGCAAAGGCTTGCGCAACCGCATGGTCATGGTGGATGTGCCGGGCTATGCTCAGGATTTTGCCCGTCTCGGACGAGAACTGGGACGTATCTGGAACGCTTTTTTACGCGGACAGGTCATCCTTTTTGTCTTGTCCGTCAGCGTGTACTCCGTCGTGTTGACCGTTCTCGGCGTAAGTTATGCCATCGGTCTCGCATTCCTTGCAGGATTTGCGCGTTTCGTTCCCTATGTGGGTCCTGCTGTCAACTGGCTTTTACTCGTTATTGTCGCATATTTTCAATCGTACAAACTGTTCGATCTTCCCCCGCTCTATTACACCCTGATGGTGCTTCTTATTGCGCTTTTGATCGATCAGATCTTCGACAACATCATCTCCCCGCGCATCCTCTCTGATGCGCTCAAAGTTCACCCCGCCGCCGTGCTGGTTGCCGCCATCATCGCCGCCAATCTCTTTGGCATTCTTGGCGTAGTGGTTGCCGCTCCCACCCTTGCCACCGCCACGCTCTTGTGGAGGTATACCATGCGGAAAATGCTGGATCTGGACCCGTGGCCCGAACAGGAGCCGCGTCATCCGCCTCCTCCGCTTGGAGTGCACGTCATCGCCTCGATCAAACGCTTCCTCCGCCGCCTCAACCTGCCTCGCCGGAAGGGGAAATAA
- a CDS encoding FHA domain-containing protein, protein MAQFQFVMRSGPTPGVTFPLVGDQITIGRDSSNEVAINDAEVSRKHARMIFQGGKYVIEDLGSTNGTFVNGQRLAGPVVLKSGDVVSLGEQIVLMYDAINMDPGATVAVSRKAVQVPPPVQSAAPAYTPPPSTPATSYAPPTEMPAPSASGKRNMTPIFIGVGVFLFICMCVSFFWWVDATYRWCTFFPFIAGCP, encoded by the coding sequence ATGGCACAATTTCAATTCGTTATGAGGTCTGGACCTACGCCGGGTGTGACCTTTCCGCTGGTGGGGGACCAGATCACCATTGGGCGCGATTCGTCCAATGAGGTTGCGATCAACGACGCCGAAGTATCCCGCAAACATGCACGCATGATCTTCCAGGGCGGTAAGTATGTGATCGAAGACCTTGGTTCGACCAATGGGACCTTTGTCAACGGACAGCGTCTTGCGGGTCCGGTGGTGCTGAAATCGGGGGATGTGGTCTCGCTTGGCGAGCAGATCGTCTTGATGTATGACGCGATCAATATGGATCCTGGGGCGACAGTTGCCGTTTCCCGCAAGGCTGTGCAGGTTCCGCCGCCCGTTCAATCTGCTGCTCCCGCCTATACGCCCCCTCCTTCTACACCGGCGACTTCCTATGCTCCTCCTACAGAGATGCCCGCTCCTTCCGCTTCCGGCAAGAGGAACATGACCCCGATCTTTATCGGTGTCGGCGTGTTCCTGTTCATCTGTATGTGCGTCAGTTTCTTCTGGTGGGTGGATGCGACCTATCGTTGGTGTACATTCTTCCCGTTCATTGCCGGCTGCCCTTAG
- a CDS encoding ATP-binding protein, which translates to MAEIKTERLDGYRRLIDIARDLASTLDLDILLSRIVHAAAEISGAEAASILLYDDTSRQLYFQVSTNMDESTRRGITVPLDGSIAGWIVNNRKPVRITNAHEDPRFYSNVEAVTGLTTQSLLGIPLVTKNKVVGVLEALNKHKGKFSDADESMLLVLGAQAAVAIENARLFQQSDLISEFVHELRTPLSSLSTATYLLLRPEMSQEQRDQIINNIHNETMRLNALASSFLDLARLESGRVQFRKSVFSLADLMYECKDVMSSKAIEDNIQLRVESPEGLPLLEADRDKIKQVLLNLLSNAVKYNRPNGTVMLRAEAKENEMVIYIQDTGIGIPDEALPHLFQKFYRVREHEARTSGTGLGLSICKQIIHGHGGRIEVRSKIGVGTVFMIYMPRLSTTVPRDDNAPAKKANRK; encoded by the coding sequence ATGGCTGAGATAAAAACGGAGCGACTGGACGGATACCGCCGCTTGATCGATATTGCGCGCGATCTCGCATCCACCCTGGACCTCGATATTTTGCTTTCGCGCATCGTACATGCCGCGGCGGAGATCAGCGGCGCGGAAGCCGCCTCGATCCTTTTATACGACGACACATCCCGCCAACTGTATTTTCAAGTTTCGACCAATATGGACGAATCCACGAGGCGCGGGATCACGGTTCCGTTGGATGGGAGCATTGCCGGCTGGATCGTGAACAACCGCAAGCCGGTGCGCATCACGAACGCTCATGAAGACCCGCGCTTCTATTCCAACGTTGAGGCTGTTACCGGTTTGACGACGCAGTCTCTGCTGGGAATCCCTCTGGTCACCAAAAATAAGGTCGTTGGCGTGCTGGAGGCGTTGAACAAGCACAAGGGAAAGTTTTCCGACGCGGACGAATCCATGCTGTTGGTGCTGGGCGCACAAGCCGCAGTTGCCATCGAGAATGCCCGCCTGTTCCAGCAATCGGACCTGATCTCGGAGTTCGTGCACGAATTGCGGACGCCGCTTTCATCCCTTAGCACCGCCACCTACCTTCTGCTCCGCCCTGAAATGTCACAGGAACAGCGCGACCAAATCATCAACAATATCCATAACGAGACCATGCGCCTGAATGCGCTGGCATCCTCCTTCCTCGATCTGGCGCGGCTTGAATCAGGGCGGGTACAATTCCGCAAATCGGTGTTCAGCCTGGCAGATTTGATGTATGAGTGCAAGGATGTCATGTCCTCCAAGGCGATCGAGGACAACATCCAGTTGAGGGTCGAATCGCCCGAAGGGCTTCCCCTGCTCGAAGCGGACAGGGATAAGATCAAGCAGGTTTTGTTGAACCTGTTGAGCAATGCGGTCAAATACAACCGCCCGAACGGGACAGTGATGCTGCGCGCGGAAGCCAAAGAGAATGAGATGGTCATCTATATTCAAGATACCGGCATCGGCATTCCGGATGAGGCGCTCCCGCATTTGTTCCAGAAGTTCTACCGCGTTCGAGAGCATGAGGCGCGCACCTCCGGCACAGGTTTGGGGCTGTCCATTTGCAAGCAGATCATTCATGGGCATGGCGGGCGCATTGAGGTCAGGAGCAAGATCGGTGTTGGGACAGTATTTATGATCTATATGCCCAGGCTTAGCACCACCGTTCCGCGTGACGATAATGCCCCGGCGAAGAAGGCGAATAGGAAATAA
- a CDS encoding NAD-dependent deacetylase: MTSFSSQTQTDIEFAADLIRQSKHAVMLTGAGLSTSSGIPDFRSTGTGLWSRDEPLEVASLNTFRTNPQSFFAWFRPLAGQIFYAQPNSAHLALAQLEERGYLKSIITQNIDMLHQKAGSKTVIEMHGTMETLTCSQCYHQVRSESYLTTFVENGEIPHCPECDQTLKPDVILFGEQLPQAAWYKAQRDARQCDLMLVAGSSLEVLPVAGLPMQALDRGAHLIILNNTPTYLNVRADVAILDDVATILPAITERVLNG, translated from the coding sequence ATGACCTCCTTTTCATCACAGACCCAAACAGACATTGAATTTGCTGCAGATCTCATCCGCCAGTCCAAACATGCTGTCATGCTGACTGGCGCGGGGCTTTCCACGTCGTCGGGGATTCCAGATTTCCGGTCCACCGGAACAGGTTTATGGTCGCGTGATGAACCGTTGGAAGTCGCATCCCTGAATACCTTCAGGACAAATCCACAAAGTTTTTTCGCATGGTTCCGTCCGCTGGCGGGGCAGATCTTCTATGCCCAGCCCAACTCCGCGCATCTGGCATTGGCGCAGCTTGAGGAGCGGGGATATTTGAAATCCATCATCACGCAGAATATCGACATGCTGCATCAGAAGGCGGGGTCGAAAACTGTAATAGAAATGCACGGTACGATGGAAACGTTGACCTGTTCGCAGTGTTATCATCAGGTGAGATCGGAATCGTACCTGACAACATTTGTAGAAAACGGGGAGATTCCCCACTGCCCGGAATGCGATCAGACCCTTAAGCCGGATGTGATCCTTTTTGGGGAACAACTGCCGCAGGCGGCGTGGTACAAGGCGCAGCGTGATGCGCGTCAGTGCGACCTGATGCTTGTGGCGGGATCCTCGTTGGAGGTCTTACCCGTAGCGGGATTGCCCATGCAGGCATTGGATCGCGGCGCGCACCTGATCATTCTCAACAACACGCCAACCTACCTGAATGTCCGCGCCGACGTGGCGATCCTCGATGATGTTGCAACCATCCTTCCTGCAATTACAGAGAGAGTGCTGAATGGCTGA
- a CDS encoding response regulator translates to MAEKILIIDDDVDTLRLVGLMLQRQGYQITAASNGEQGLAKAFDERPDLILLDVMMPDMDGYEVARRLRKNPATVSIPILMFTAKTQLDDKVAGFEVGADDYLTKPTHPTELQAHVKALLARSATKDTGDLVTALHEHSGYIIGVLSSRGGLGVSTLAANLAAAIFSRVQSDVILAEFTPGQGTLGMDLGAPNQKGLTDVLYGTLAEVTREKVQASLVPHNSGIKLFLASENPRDVTLITKVQNFEALVARLASLGRYIVLDLGSGLPAFVQKLLPVCNERIVVMEGMPNTIQHTKLLLDDMTSLNIDRTTITVVLNNRQRTEAQMPWAQVQEKLGHSIAATLTPAPELFLQSTRLQTPAVMAQPTNMTSQQFLKLADTILEREKAR, encoded by the coding sequence ATGGCTGAGAAGATCCTGATAATTGACGATGACGTTGATACTTTACGACTTGTGGGATTAATGCTGCAAAGACAGGGATATCAGATCACCGCGGCTTCCAACGGGGAGCAGGGGCTGGCAAAGGCGTTCGATGAACGCCCTGACCTGATCCTGTTGGATGTGATGATGCCGGATATGGACGGGTATGAGGTGGCGCGTCGTCTGCGCAAGAACCCGGCGACGGTATCCATTCCGATCCTGATGTTTACTGCCAAGACCCAGCTGGATGACAAGGTGGCGGGATTTGAGGTCGGAGCCGATGATTACCTCACCAAGCCTACACATCCCACCGAATTACAGGCGCATGTAAAGGCGTTGCTTGCCCGTAGTGCAACCAAGGATACCGGCGATTTGGTCACCGCATTGCATGAACACAGCGGCTATATTATCGGGGTGCTTTCCTCCCGCGGCGGACTTGGAGTATCCACTCTGGCTGCGAATTTGGCGGCGGCGATTTTTTCCCGCGTTCAATCCGATGTGATCCTCGCTGAATTCACTCCGGGACAGGGCACGCTTGGCATGGACCTTGGCGCTCCCAACCAAAAAGGCTTGACGGATGTCCTGTATGGGACACTGGCTGAGGTGACGCGCGAGAAGGTGCAGGCTTCGCTTGTTCCGCATAACTCCGGAATCAAGTTGTTCCTCGCGTCCGAGAATCCGCGAGATGTGACGTTGATCACCAAAGTGCAGAACTTTGAAGCGCTCGTGGCTCGCCTCGCCTCGTTGGGACGCTACATTGTTCTGGATCTTGGGTCTGGTCTGCCTGCCTTTGTACAGAAGCTCCTGCCGGTGTGTAACGAACGGATCGTTGTCATGGAGGGCATGCCCAATACCATCCAGCATACCAAACTGCTGCTTGATGATATGACATCGCTGAACATTGACCGCACGACCATTACTGTTGTGCTGAACAATCGTCAGCGTACCGAGGCGCAGATGCCATGGGCGCAGGTGCAGGAGAAACTGGGTCACTCCATTGCCGCCACGTTGACGCCTGCCCCGGAACTTTTCCTGCAATCCACCCGGCTTCAGACTCCGGCGGTCATGGCTCAGCCGACCAATATGACCTCCCAGCAGTTCCTAAAACTTGCCGACACCATCCTTGAGCGCGAAAAGGCGCGATGA
- a CDS encoding helix-turn-helix transcriptional regulator, which translates to MATENHIAPLTPAVFHILLALSSGERHGYGIMKQIETDTQGRVSMGNGTLYGSLKRMLDAGLVEESDKRIDPAMDDERRIYYRLTGVGIKALEAELDRYKRIVTVAQERKLLPKTLSI; encoded by the coding sequence ATGGCAACTGAGAATCATATTGCTCCGCTTACCCCCGCTGTCTTCCACATCCTTCTCGCCCTCTCCAGCGGAGAACGTCACGGCTACGGCATCATGAAACAGATCGAAACCGATACGCAGGGCAGGGTCAGCATGGGGAATGGAACACTATATGGCTCGCTCAAACGAATGCTGGATGCCGGCCTCGTCGAAGAAAGCGACAAACGCATTGACCCAGCCATGGACGACGAGCGCCGCATTTATTACCGGCTTACAGGTGTCGGTATCAAAGCCCTTGAAGCGGAACTGGACCGCTACAAGCGTATCGTCACAGTGGCACAGGAACGCAAACTTTTACCAAAAACTTTATCCATATGA